Below is a window of Burkholderiales bacterium DNA.
CGGCGCATCCTGTCACGATGTCCGCGAACTCGAACGCGCAATCGAGTTGAATATGGATTTTGTCGTGCTCGGTTCCGTTTTTCCGACCGCAAGCCATTCGGATTCGTCGAGTCTCCATCGGCAAAATCTCGGCTGGCGACAGTTTGGCGAATTGATCGCCGACTATCCGTTGCCGGTTTATGCGATCGGCGGGTTGCGGGCAGGCGATTTACAAACTGCGAAGAATCACGGCGCGCATGGCATCGCGATGATTCGCGGTGCGTGGCCCAACGGCAGCGGCTTGGAAATCAGCGGAAGTTTGAGGCCGGATTCTGATTAACGATCTTCGTCCGGCTTGCCGATTTCGTCGTCTGCTTCTTCAACGTTGCTTTCAGCGGCGATTCGGTAGCTTTCGGAAGCCCACGCGCCCAGATCGATCAACTTGCAGCGCTCGGTGCAAAACGGGCGAAAGGAATTTTCTGTGCTCCAGACGATGGTACGCCCGCATTGCGGGCAGGCTACGAGATGCTGACGCGGTTTAGCAACTTCCATGTTGCGCAGTAGCAGTTTGCAGAAGGTCAGAGACAGAAAGTAAGATTGAAAACGGCCGGAGCGCCTTTATTCTGCGGCGTTGCGTCATCTTGGTTTCGCGTAGCTACGTGACTACCTACACGGAAACCTGTGTCACATGCATTTTATCGTTTCGATGGCCTTCATCATAGCCACTTACCAAATCGCCTGATTGCCTCTGCCGTAAATAGGTTCTCACGATGCCCGTCCAACTGACTGATTCTCTCGCGTAGCCGGTCAAACTGCGCCAGTGCCTTCCCTTTGGTTTTTTCCAGCCGTCCCATTCAC
It encodes the following:
- a CDS encoding DNA gyrase inhibitor YacG, whose amino-acid sequence is MEVAKPRQHLVACPQCGRTIVWSTENSFRPFCTERCKLIDLGAWASESYRIAAESNVEEADDEIGKPDEDR